A single region of the Rattus rattus isolate New Zealand chromosome 8, Rrattus_CSIRO_v1, whole genome shotgun sequence genome encodes:
- the LOC116907390 gene encoding secreted seminal-vesicle Ly-6 protein 1-like, producing MEKHILLLLLGLSLLVSSLQALTCITCERFNSRGICERGEGCCQAQPGEKCASLITYKDGKVQYGSQKCADVCFSGTVENGGLTVRMNCCSHRSFCNKAHT from the exons ATGGAAAAGCACATCTTGCTGCTCCTGCTGGGCCTGTCATTGCTAGTGAGCTCCCTACAAG CTTTGACATGTATCACGTGTGAAAGGTTCAATTCTCGGGGGATTTGTGAGAGAGGAGAAGGTTGCTGTCAGGCTCAACCTGGTGAGAAATGTGCCTCACTTATAACCTATAAAG ATGGAAAAGTTCAGTATGGAAGCCAGAAATGTGCTGATGTTTGTTTCAGTGGGACTGTTGAGAATGGAGGCCTGACAGTAAGAATGAACTGTTGCTCACACAGGTCTTTCTGCAATAAAGCACATACCTGA